A window from Garra rufa chromosome 14, GarRuf1.0, whole genome shotgun sequence encodes these proteins:
- the LOC141285317 gene encoding sialoadhesin-like, with the protein MKRRLLIYLLLQGVLLYDALAWSVNMPSEIYGTKGSCLVIPCSFYYSSYPPENPRRVVWYQWASSGYPLVYDPWYPNDVIDAFRWKTKLYGDPSRGDCSLLIKNLDLSYSGERLYAWIDPENVGWRTFEFYKVTSTVFVGRSPQQPSISISGGERTGDSIRVECSTSHSCPYSKPSISLYGIEGSDHIWDQSFNNGRWKTTLTRTGVVKAEHLTIMCVITHYGGKTVTATKHKSAQCVPQQILIEPKLPDVTVGIAKKFTCSVHHFCQKEPTITWNYKNMQVTKKEKTFSGLNWISYSNIDFMAAKEDNGKQLICAAKYSGRDVQTYVVLHAQRVHQKIMIEPELPDVIAGITKKFTCSVYHSCQKEPIITWNYKNMQVTTEEKTLSGLNWISYSNIDFMAAKEDNGKKLICTATFSGGKITTYVVLHVQQRDMGQDPHAVRVRTWTFEE; encoded by the exons ATGAAGAGACGTCTGCTGATTTATTTGCTTTTACAAg GTGTTCTGCTGTATGATGCTTTGGCGTGGTCTGTGAATATGCCAAGTGAAATTTATGGCACCAAAGGCTCCTGTCTGGTTATACCATGTTCTTTCTACTACTCATCATACCCACCCGAAAACCCACGTAGAGTTGTGTGGTATCAGTGGGCCTCTAGTGGTTATCCTTTAGTTTATGATCCATGGTATCCAAATGATGTCATTGATGCGTTCAGATGGAAAACTAAATTATATGGTGACCCATCAAGAGGGGATTGCAGTCTGCTGATCAAAAACCTGGATTTGTCCTATAGTGGAGAGAGATTATACGCATGGATTGACCCTGAAAATGTTGGCTGGCGTACCTTTGAATTTTATAAAGTCACCTCTACAGTATTTGTTGGAA GAAGTCCTCAGCAGCCCAGCATCAGTATTTCTGGAGGTGAAAGGACAGGTGACAGCATCAGAGTAGAATGTTCAACTTCCCACTCATGTCCATACAGCAAACCAAGCATTAGTCTGTATGGTATAGAAGGATCTGACCACATCTGGGATCAGTCTTTTAATAATGGCCGGTGGAAAACCACTCTGACACGCACAGGTGTGGTAAAGGCAGAACACTTGACAATTATGTGTGTAATAACACATTATGGTGGCAAAACAGTGACAGCTACAAAGCACAAAAGTGCACAAT GTGTTCCTCAACAAATATTGATTGAGCCTAAACTGCCAGATGTCACAGTGGGCATTGCAAAGAAATTCACTTGTAGTGTCCACCATTTCTGCCAGAAAGAGCCAACCATCACATGGAACTATAAGAACATGCAGGTGACAAAGAAGGAAAAAACTTTTTCTGGTTTAAATTGGATCAGCTATTCCAACATTGACTTTATGGCTGCAAAAGAAGATAATGGAAAGCAGTTGATATGTGCTGCAAAATATTCTGGAAGAGACGTTCAAACTTATGTTGTTTTACATGCACAAC GTGTTCATCAAAAAATAATGATTGAGCCTGAACTGCCAGATGTCATAGCAGGCATCACAAAGAAATTTACTTGTAGTGTGTACCATTCCTGTCAGAAAGAGCCAATCATCACATGGAACTATAAGAACATGCAGGTCACAACGGAGGAAAAAACACTTTCTGGTTTAAATTGGATCAGCTATTCCAACATTGACTTTATGGCTGCAAAAGAAGATAATGGGAAGAAGTTGATATGCACTGCAACATTTTCTGGAGGAAAAATTACAACTTATGTTGTTTTACATGTACAAC AACGAGATATGGGCCAGGACCCCCATGCTGTTCGAGTTcggacctggaccttcgaggaatGA